In one Methylobacterium sp. SyP6R genomic region, the following are encoded:
- a CDS encoding ABC transporter ATP-binding protein, with protein MTELDPRDRGGPAQPLLTVDGLVKHFPGKGGLFGKGPAVRAVDGIDFSVMKGETLGVVGESGCGKSTTARLLMQISRQDKGEIVFDGELLGSRALDLKAYRRQVQMVFQDSYASLNPRLTVEESVAFGPRAHGLSAAAALARAHDLLRRVGLEPRRFGGRYPHEVSGGQRQRVNIARALALEPRLLILDEAVSALDKSVEAQVLNLLTDLKQEFGLTYIFISHDLNVVRFMSDRVMVMYLGRIAEIGPADAILGEPRHPYTAALLASQPSTDPNARLEEAPLTGDPPNPINPPPGCRFHTRCQFVADVCRTREPGLDPVAPAHFAACHRSVAGSGHPDAPPVPLAA; from the coding sequence GTGACCGAGCTCGATCCCCGCGACCGCGGCGGCCCCGCGCAGCCGCTGCTGACCGTCGACGGCCTGGTGAAGCACTTCCCCGGCAAGGGCGGTCTCTTCGGCAAGGGCCCGGCGGTCCGCGCCGTCGACGGCATCGACTTTTCCGTGATGAAGGGCGAGACCCTGGGCGTCGTCGGCGAATCCGGCTGCGGCAAGTCGACGACGGCGCGCCTGCTGATGCAGATTTCCCGGCAGGACAAGGGCGAGATCGTCTTCGACGGCGAGTTGCTCGGCTCCCGCGCCCTCGACCTGAAGGCCTATCGCCGCCAGGTGCAGATGGTCTTTCAGGATTCCTACGCCTCGCTGAACCCGCGCCTCACCGTCGAGGAATCGGTCGCCTTCGGCCCGCGGGCGCACGGCCTGTCCGCGGCGGCGGCGCTCGCCCGCGCCCACGACCTGCTGCGCCGGGTCGGGCTGGAGCCGCGGCGCTTCGGCGGGCGCTACCCGCACGAGGTCTCGGGCGGCCAGCGCCAGCGGGTCAACATCGCCCGCGCGCTCGCCCTCGAGCCGCGGCTCCTCATCCTCGACGAGGCGGTCTCGGCCCTCGACAAATCGGTCGAGGCGCAGGTTCTGAATCTCTTGACCGACCTCAAGCAGGAATTCGGCCTGACCTACATCTTCATCTCGCACGACCTCAACGTCGTGCGCTTCATGTCCGACCGGGTGATGGTGATGTATCTCGGCCGGATCGCCGAGATCGGACCGGCCGACGCGATCCTCGGGGAGCCCCGCCACCCCTACACCGCGGCCCTGCTGGCCTCCCAGCCCTCCACCGATCCGAATGCCCGGCTGGAGGAGGCGCCGCTCACCGGCGACCCGCCGAACCCGATCAACCCGCCCCCCGGCTGCCGCTTCCACACCCGCTGCCAGTTCGTGGCAGACGTTTGCCGGACGCGCGAGCCCGGTCTCGACCCGGTGGCGCCGGCCCATTTCGCCGCCTGCCACAGGTCGGTGGCGGGGTCCGGCCACCCGGATGCTCCCCCGGTCCCGCTGGCGGCGTGA
- a CDS encoding (2Fe-2S) ferredoxin domain-containing protein — protein MSKAPVTKRGPAQGAAKTAAAPFAEIVMVCAKCAKRQGLGAKAVRGGLKRALKAGQRGRKVRVVETGCLGLCPKRSLTLATAGSLGEGRLLVLDPALAPEAMLDALLPGRETMT, from the coding sequence GTGAGCAAGGCGCCGGTGACGAAACGCGGGCCGGCGCAAGGGGCGGCCAAGACGGCGGCCGCCCCCTTCGCCGAGATCGTGATGGTGTGCGCCAAGTGCGCCAAGCGGCAGGGCCTCGGCGCCAAGGCGGTCCGGGGCGGTTTGAAACGCGCCCTCAAGGCGGGTCAGCGCGGCCGCAAGGTGCGGGTGGTCGAGACCGGTTGCCTCGGCCTGTGCCCGAAGCGCAGCCTGACGCTCGCCACCGCCGGCTCCCTCGGTGAAGGCCGTCTCCTGGTGCTCGATCCGGCGCTCGCCCCCGAGGCGATGCTGGACGCTCTGCTGCCTGGGCGGGAGACGATGACGTGA
- a CDS encoding ABC transporter ATP-binding protein produces the protein MNAPLRTSDTATSDALIEVRDLTVDFLGGRKAVRAVGGVDFSIRAGEALALLGESGSGKSVTLRALMRLLPESRTRIGGHLRVDGHDVLSLKPKALSAYRGGTVAMIFQDPGLALDPVYRIGDQIAEAVMRHEGVSRAAGRARALELFERVHIPSPARRLDAYPHELSGGMRQRAMIALALACRPKVLLADEPTTALDATVQIQILLLLRELQRDLGLAVIFVTHDVGVAVQVADRVAVMYGGHLVEVGASGEVIGTPAHPYTRGLLASRITPDSPRGVRLPTIPGSPPDLADPPPGCPFEPRCGLVVPACREGLPARVAVAPGHAARCVRVGEDGTGEMRA, from the coding sequence ATGAACGCACCCCTGCGCACGAGCGACACCGCCACCTCCGACGCCCTGATCGAGGTCCGCGACCTCACGGTCGACTTCCTCGGCGGCCGAAAAGCCGTCCGGGCGGTCGGCGGGGTCGATTTCTCGATCCGCGCCGGCGAGGCCCTGGCCCTGCTCGGCGAATCCGGCTCCGGCAAGTCCGTGACCCTGCGGGCCCTGATGCGGCTCCTGCCGGAATCCCGCACCCGCATCGGCGGGCACCTGCGGGTCGACGGCCACGACGTGCTCTCGCTGAAGCCGAAGGCGCTCTCGGCCTATCGCGGCGGTACGGTCGCGATGATCTTCCAGGATCCGGGCCTCGCCCTCGATCCGGTCTACCGCATCGGCGACCAGATCGCCGAGGCCGTCATGCGCCACGAGGGCGTCTCCCGCGCCGCCGGGCGGGCCCGGGCGCTGGAACTGTTCGAGCGCGTCCACATCCCCTCGCCGGCCCGCCGGCTCGACGCCTACCCGCACGAATTGTCCGGCGGCATGCGCCAGCGGGCGATGATCGCGCTGGCGCTCGCCTGCCGGCCGAAGGTGCTGCTGGCCGACGAGCCGACCACGGCGCTCGACGCCACGGTGCAGATCCAGATCCTGCTGCTCCTGCGCGAGTTGCAGCGCGACCTCGGCCTCGCGGTGATCTTCGTCACCCACGATGTCGGCGTGGCGGTTCAGGTCGCCGACCGGGTGGCGGTGATGTATGGCGGCCACCTCGTCGAGGTCGGGGCGAGCGGCGAGGTCATCGGCACCCCGGCCCATCCCTATACGCGGGGCCTGCTCGCCTCCCGCATCACGCCGGATTCACCGCGCGGCGTGCGGCTGCCGACCATCCCGGGCTCGCCGCCCGACCTCGCCGACCCGCCCCCCGGATGCCCGTTCGAACCCCGCTGCGGCCTCGTGGTGCCGGCCTGCCGCGAAGGCCTGCCGGCGCGGGTGGCGGTGGCGCCGGGGCATGCGGCACGGTGCGTGCGCGTGGGTGAGGATGGGACGGGGGAGATGCGGGCTTAA
- a CDS encoding ABC transporter ATP-binding protein — protein MTQVTNPERLSLDAVSVEDLNAALRVIRRLPLELLGFLILLPIVCIGLSRLGTALAPPYGVYLYGQSLVTWGLILMLALLFGLVWWRGRQVGRLLNAPEILSSPVPGLLSAPGVLAERAQALGMEWTGFFGPLRPRRT, from the coding sequence ATGACGCAGGTGACGAATCCTGAAAGACTATCGCTCGACGCGGTGTCGGTCGAGGACCTGAACGCCGCCCTCCGCGTCATCCGCCGGCTGCCCCTGGAGCTGCTGGGCTTCCTGATCCTGCTCCCGATCGTCTGCATCGGCCTGTCGCGGCTCGGGACGGCCCTCGCGCCTCCCTACGGCGTCTATCTGTACGGGCAGTCCCTCGTCACATGGGGCCTGATCCTGATGCTCGCCCTGCTGTTCGGGCTGGTCTGGTGGCGAGGGCGACAGGTCGGACGCCTGCTGAATGCTCCGGAGATCCTGTCGTCGCCGGTACCGGGCCTGCTGTCGGCGCCCGGCGTGCTGGCCGAACGCGCGCAGGCCCTGGGCATGGAATGGACCGGCTTCTTCGGGCCGCTCCGCCCGCGCCGGACGTGA
- a CDS encoding alpha-D-glucose phosphate-specific phosphoglucomutase, translating into MTVKAVPTQPFPDQKPGTSGLRKKVPVFRQPGYVENFVQAIVDCLPDRAGTTLVVGGDGRFLNREVVQTTLKIAAANGFSRILVGRGGLLSTPAASCVIRKYGAIGGVVLSASHNPGGPEGDFGIKFNARNGGPAPEPVTEAIFSRTKTITEYRIVEAADIDLDTIGDVALGEATVTVIDPVADYAALMETLIDFEAVAALFRSGFRMRFDAMSAVTGPYAVEILERRLGAPAGTVVNAEPLPDFGGHHPDPNPVHAHDLMVEMTGPDAPDFGAASDGDGDRNMIVAPRLFVTPSDSLAILAAHAHLAPGYRGGLAGIARSMPTSRAADRVAAALGIPAFETPTGWKFFGNLLDAGRITLCGEESAGTGSNHVREKDGLWAVLLWLNLLAATKTPADRVVRDHWATYGRDYYARHDYEEVESAAAEGLMTALRDKLAGLPGQRIGDLTVEAADDFAYTDPVDGSVTARQGVRILFREDARVVFRLSGTGTVGATLRVYLERFSKDRLDAPTAEMLAPVVAAAEAIAGIVQHTGRTEPSVVT; encoded by the coding sequence ATGACCGTCAAGGCCGTCCCCACGCAGCCCTTTCCCGACCAGAAGCCCGGCACGTCGGGCCTGCGCAAGAAGGTGCCGGTCTTCCGCCAGCCCGGTTACGTCGAGAACTTCGTCCAGGCGATCGTCGACTGCCTGCCCGATCGGGCCGGCACGACCCTGGTGGTCGGCGGCGACGGGCGCTTCCTCAACCGCGAGGTGGTGCAAACGACCCTGAAGATCGCGGCGGCCAACGGGTTTTCCCGCATCCTGGTCGGCCGCGGCGGCCTGCTCTCGACCCCCGCCGCCTCCTGCGTGATCCGGAAATACGGCGCGATCGGCGGCGTGGTCCTGTCGGCGAGCCACAATCCGGGCGGGCCGGAGGGCGATTTCGGCATCAAGTTCAACGCCCGCAACGGCGGCCCGGCGCCCGAGCCGGTGACCGAGGCGATCTTTTCCCGCACCAAGACGATCACCGAGTACCGCATCGTCGAGGCCGCCGACATCGACCTCGACACGATCGGCGACGTGGCTCTCGGTGAGGCCACCGTCACGGTGATCGATCCGGTGGCGGATTACGCCGCCCTGATGGAAACCTTGATCGACTTCGAGGCTGTTGCGGCCCTGTTCCGCTCCGGCTTCCGGATGCGCTTCGACGCGATGAGCGCGGTGACGGGTCCCTACGCGGTGGAGATCCTGGAGCGGCGCCTCGGCGCGCCGGCCGGCACGGTGGTCAATGCCGAGCCCCTGCCCGATTTCGGCGGCCACCATCCGGATCCGAACCCGGTCCACGCCCATGACCTGATGGTGGAGATGACCGGCCCGGACGCGCCCGATTTCGGCGCGGCGTCCGATGGCGACGGCGACCGCAACATGATCGTGGCGCCCCGCCTCTTCGTCACCCCGAGCGACAGCCTGGCGATCCTCGCCGCCCACGCGCATCTGGCGCCGGGCTATCGCGGGGGCCTTGCCGGCATCGCCCGCTCGATGCCGACGAGCCGCGCCGCCGACCGGGTCGCGGCCGCGCTCGGCATCCCGGCCTTCGAGACCCCGACCGGCTGGAAGTTCTTCGGCAACCTGCTCGATGCCGGGCGGATCACGCTCTGCGGCGAGGAGAGCGCCGGCACCGGCTCGAACCACGTCCGCGAGAAGGACGGGCTCTGGGCGGTCCTGCTCTGGCTCAACCTGCTCGCCGCGACGAAGACACCCGCCGACCGGGTGGTGCGCGACCATTGGGCGACTTACGGCCGCGACTACTATGCCCGCCACGATTACGAGGAGGTGGAGAGCGCCGCCGCCGAAGGATTGATGACCGCTCTTCGCGACAAGCTCGCCGGGCTGCCCGGGCAGCGTATCGGAGATCTGACCGTCGAGGCCGCGGACGACTTCGCCTATACCGACCCGGTCGACGGGTCGGTGACGGCGCGCCAGGGCGTGCGGATCCTGTTCCGCGAGGATGCCCGGGTGGTCTTCCGTCTGTCGGGCACCGGGACGGTCGGGGCGACGCTCAGGGTCTATCTCGAGCGCTTCTCGAAGGACCGGCTCGATGCGCCGACCGCCGAGATGCTGGCCCCGGTCGTGGCGGCCGCCGAGGCGATCGCCGGGATCGTGCAGCATACCGGCCGGACCGAGCCGTCGGTGGTGACGTAG
- a CDS encoding lysylphosphatidylglycerol synthase domain-containing protein, giving the protein MTAVGTGAARSGTRPSLGRRLLRRVPLLGAAIGVVLALWLVAANDVGAVADAFGRVGILGIAAVVLVRVAIIGLCGVAWARVLTGLVGVAAGPFVLLRFVREGVNVLLPVASVGGEVLGARLLTFWGVTGAASAAGILVDMFFQVVTQALFALTGVVLLSQIEGEQAATLAAWCAKGLALSGVVLAAFFAVQRYGGAAFIERQVTALARRFAAEGGTAPAGGGVQASLDAVWDRRRWWPLAQGFLLHLAAWFLGALEIWIALQCIGIEGVTLAEAVVLESLSQAIKSAAFPVPSGLGVQEGGFVLLGGLFGIDPHTALALSLVKRVPDVVLGVPGLMAWQAIEARRGLMAARAVPPAV; this is encoded by the coding sequence GTGACGGCGGTCGGAACCGGCGCGGCACGGTCCGGCACCCGCCCGAGCCTCGGCCGCCGCCTGCTGCGGCGGGTGCCGCTCCTCGGCGCCGCGATCGGCGTGGTGCTGGCCCTCTGGCTCGTCGCCGCCAACGACGTCGGCGCGGTGGCGGACGCATTCGGGCGCGTCGGAATCCTCGGTATCGCCGCGGTGGTGCTGGTGCGCGTCGCGATCATCGGGCTGTGCGGCGTCGCCTGGGCCCGGGTCCTCACCGGCCTCGTCGGCGTCGCCGCCGGCCCGTTCGTGCTGCTGCGCTTCGTGCGCGAGGGCGTCAACGTGCTGCTGCCCGTCGCCTCGGTCGGCGGCGAGGTGCTGGGCGCGCGGCTCCTCACCTTCTGGGGTGTCACCGGGGCGGCGAGCGCCGCCGGCATCCTGGTCGACATGTTCTTCCAGGTCGTCACCCAGGCCCTGTTCGCGCTGACCGGCGTCGTGCTGCTGTCGCAGATCGAGGGCGAGCAGGCCGCGACCCTGGCGGCCTGGTGCGCCAAGGGACTGGCCCTGAGCGGCGTGGTGCTCGCCGCCTTCTTCGCGGTGCAGCGCTATGGCGGCGCCGCCTTCATCGAGCGCCAGGTGACCGCGCTCGCCCGCCGCTTCGCCGCGGAGGGCGGGACGGCGCCGGCCGGTGGCGGCGTGCAGGCCTCCCTCGACGCGGTCTGGGACCGCCGGCGCTGGTGGCCCCTCGCCCAAGGCTTCCTGCTCCACCTCGCGGCCTGGTTCCTCGGCGCCCTGGAGATCTGGATCGCCCTGCAATGCATCGGCATCGAGGGCGTGACGCTGGCCGAGGCGGTGGTGCTCGAATCCTTGAGCCAGGCGATCAAGTCCGCCGCCTTCCCGGTCCCGAGCGGTCTCGGGGTGCAGGAGGGCGGTTTCGTGCTCCTCGGCGGCCTGTTCGGCATCGATCCGCACACCGCGCTCGCCCTCTCGCTGGTCAAGCGGGTGCCGGACGTGGTGCTGGGCGTACCGGGGCTGATGGCCTGGCAGGCGATCGAGGCCAGGCGCGGGCTGATGGCGGCGAGGGCGGTACCGCCAGCCGTCTAG
- a CDS encoding bifunctional diguanylate cyclase/phosphodiesterase — protein MVFLAAVVCNLAAATSLTLLDHARLRAGRERRLWLSTAALAGGTGIWATHFIAMLAFSPDIASAYDLGLTGLSLLIGIGMAAAGFWTALRPGLPAAAWLGGAQIGLGVGAMHFTGMAAFEVAGRITWNLGLVLAALAAGTGLGSLALATTLRDGSVRVKLAGAGLMVASICGLHFTAMTAATIVPDPSIALSGTAVTAGTLALAVALASITILALAFAGLWLHQRDERRSALEGDRMRGLANAAVEGLVVCDGDRIVTVNDSFADLVGLEPDALTGAALADLLVEPAATGSAEVPEAQLRRRDGSLVPVEVIRRVIDFAGRPHAALAVRDLRARKRAEARIAFLAHHDALTGAPNRTSFNARLLQEIALAQAAGRPLAVLCADLDRFKEVNDLFGHAAGDALLRTVCAAITAVLSPGQMLARLGGDEFAVLAPNLDAPGAEALGETILAALRQAETGPAGAIAAASLGIALYPHDGEDAETLMIQADTALYRAKQEGRGRLRFYEARMGVQVRERRQIEHDLRHAVERGEMRVVYQPQTRIDTGEAVGFEALLRWQHPERGNVPPDRFIPISEETGSILQIGEWVLRETCREAASWDKPLRIAVNVSAVQLHAPGLSELVHEVLFATGLAPSRLELEITETALIRDLPRALATLRRVKAMGVRIAMDDFGTGYSSLSNLRAFPFDKIKIDSSFTRAVDSSEQAATIVRTVLGLGRGLGLPVLAEGVETAGELAFLGAEACHEAQGYLFGRPGPIEGFRHLTMGLPPAAETAA, from the coding sequence CTGGTTTTTCTTGCAGCGGTTGTATGCAACCTTGCCGCGGCAACCAGCTTGACGCTCCTCGACCATGCCCGCCTCCGCGCCGGCCGGGAGCGGCGCCTCTGGCTCTCCACCGCCGCCCTGGCGGGCGGGACCGGCATCTGGGCGACGCATTTCATCGCCATGCTGGCCTTCTCGCCTGACATCGCCTCGGCCTACGATCTCGGCCTGACCGGGCTGTCCCTGCTGATCGGCATCGGCATGGCGGCGGCCGGCTTCTGGACCGCCCTGCGGCCGGGCCTGCCGGCGGCCGCCTGGCTCGGCGGCGCGCAGATCGGGCTGGGCGTCGGCGCCATGCACTTCACCGGTATGGCGGCCTTCGAGGTCGCCGGCCGGATCACCTGGAATTTGGGCCTCGTCCTGGCGGCTTTGGCCGCCGGGACCGGGCTCGGGAGCCTGGCGCTCGCCACCACCCTGCGGGACGGCTCGGTCCGGGTGAAGCTCGCCGGGGCGGGCCTGATGGTGGCGAGCATCTGCGGGCTGCACTTCACCGCAATGACGGCGGCCACGATCGTGCCGGATCCGAGCATCGCCCTGTCGGGCACCGCAGTGACGGCGGGGACCCTCGCCCTGGCGGTGGCGCTCGCCAGCATCACCATCCTGGCCCTGGCCTTCGCCGGCCTGTGGCTGCACCAGCGCGACGAGCGCCGCTCGGCCCTCGAAGGCGACCGGATGCGCGGCCTCGCCAACGCCGCGGTCGAGGGGCTGGTGGTCTGCGACGGCGACCGGATCGTCACCGTCAACGACAGCTTCGCCGACCTCGTCGGCCTCGAGCCCGACGCGCTGACCGGCGCCGCCCTCGCGGATCTCCTCGTCGAGCCGGCCGCGACAGGGTCCGCTGAGGTGCCCGAGGCGCAGCTGCGCCGCCGCGACGGCAGCCTGGTGCCGGTCGAGGTGATACGCCGGGTCATCGACTTCGCCGGCCGGCCGCACGCCGCCCTGGCGGTGCGCGACCTGCGGGCCCGCAAGCGCGCCGAGGCGCGAATCGCCTTCCTCGCCCATCACGATGCGCTCACCGGGGCGCCGAACCGCACCAGCTTCAACGCCCGGCTGTTGCAGGAGATCGCGCTGGCCCAGGCCGCCGGCCGGCCGCTCGCGGTGCTCTGCGCCGACCTCGACCGCTTCAAGGAGGTCAACGACCTGTTCGGCCACGCCGCCGGCGACGCGCTCCTGCGCACCGTCTGCGCGGCGATCACCGCGGTGCTGAGCCCCGGCCAGATGCTGGCGCGGCTCGGCGGCGACGAATTCGCCGTGCTGGCACCGAATCTCGACGCACCGGGCGCCGAGGCGCTGGGCGAGACGATCCTGGCGGCCCTGCGCCAGGCTGAGACCGGGCCGGCGGGCGCCATCGCGGCGGCGAGCCTCGGCATCGCGCTCTATCCCCATGACGGGGAAGATGCGGAAACCCTGATGATCCAGGCCGACACCGCCCTCTACCGCGCCAAGCAGGAGGGCCGCGGCCGCCTGCGGTTCTACGAGGCGCGGATGGGTGTGCAGGTCCGCGAGCGGCGCCAGATCGAGCACGACCTGCGCCACGCCGTCGAGCGGGGCGAGATGCGGGTCGTCTACCAGCCCCAGACCCGCATCGACACCGGCGAGGCGGTCGGCTTCGAGGCGCTCCTGCGCTGGCAGCACCCGGAGCGGGGGAACGTCCCGCCCGACCGGTTCATCCCGATCTCGGAGGAGACCGGCAGCATCCTGCAGATCGGCGAGTGGGTGCTGCGCGAGACCTGCCGCGAGGCGGCCTCGTGGGACAAGCCGCTGCGCATCGCCGTCAACGTCTCGGCGGTGCAGCTCCACGCCCCGGGCTTATCGGAGCTGGTCCACGAGGTCCTGTTCGCCACCGGCCTCGCTCCCTCCCGGCTCGAACTCGAGATCACCGAGACGGCGCTGATCCGCGACCTGCCGCGGGCGCTCGCCACCCTGCGCCGGGTCAAGGCGATGGGGGTGCGGATCGCCATGGACGATTTCGGCACCGGCTACTCGTCCCTGTCCAACCTGCGCGCCTTCCCGTTCGACAAGATCAAGATCGATTCCTCCTTCACCCGCGCGGTCGATTCGAGCGAGCAGGCGGCGACGATCGTGCGCACCGTGCTCGGCCTCGGGCGCGGCCTCGGCCTGCCGGTCCTGGCCGAGGGCGTCGAGACCGCCGGCGAGCTCGCCTTCCTGGGGGCCGAGGCCTGCCACGAGGCGCAGGGCTACCTGTTCGGCCGTCCGGGCCCGATCGAGGGGTTCCGGCACCTCACCATGGGATTGCCGCCCGCCGCCGAGACGGCGGCGTGA
- a CDS encoding ankyrin repeat domain-containing protein — translation MQNDEPGAKAPPMLDEDTIAFAGRVFQYARLGHHAELAELLGMGLPPNLRNDKGDTLLMLAAYHGHVETVGVLMAHKADPETANDRGQTPLAAAAFKGAMPVVLALLDGGAAIDGAGPDGRTALMTAAMFNRVEMVETLLARGADPSRRDASGHTAETAARAMNAQDTPDLLARVIAAGAAR, via the coding sequence ATGCAGAACGACGAGCCCGGCGCGAAGGCGCCGCCGATGCTGGACGAGGACACGATCGCCTTCGCAGGGAGGGTCTTCCAGTATGCCCGACTCGGCCATCACGCGGAGCTGGCCGAACTCTTGGGGATGGGCCTGCCGCCCAACCTGCGCAACGACAAGGGCGACACGCTCCTGATGCTGGCGGCCTATCACGGCCATGTCGAGACGGTGGGCGTGCTGATGGCGCACAAGGCCGATCCGGAGACCGCCAACGACCGCGGCCAGACCCCGCTCGCCGCGGCGGCGTTCAAGGGCGCGATGCCGGTGGTGCTGGCCCTCCTCGACGGCGGGGCCGCGATCGACGGCGCCGGACCGGACGGGCGCACCGCCCTGATGACGGCCGCGATGTTCAACCGCGTCGAGATGGTGGAGACGCTGCTCGCCCGCGGGGCCGACCCGTCCCGCCGCGACGCGAGCGGCCATACCGCCGAGACCGCCGCCCGTGCGATGAACGCCCAGGACACCCCGGACCTGCTGGCCCGGGTGATCGCAGCGGGCGCTGCGCGCTAG
- a CDS encoding IS5 family transposase (programmed frameshift): MWTPENRQRYDRSKLRYPTDLTDEEWALVAPLLPPARRGGNKRTVDLREVVNGLMYVLGTGCQWRAIPKDLPPRSTVHGYFDLWDYDGTLLRIHHTLYVLCREQAGREASPTAAIIDSQSVKSAEKGGARFDPSGYDAGKKIKGKKRHLLVDTQGLLMHALVHPADVQDRDGGVWVMATLFSLYPFLLKLYADGGYQGPVFREALERVCRSVTVEIVKRSDQAVGFEALPKRWIVERTIGWLNRCRRLAKDWECHTRKALAFLRLASIRIMLRKLCQQSA, encoded by the exons ATGTGGACGCCTGAGAACCGCCAGCGGTACGACCGCAGCAAGCTTCGCTATCCCACTGATTTGACGGATGAGGAATGGGCGCTTGTTGCTCCCCTTCTCCCGCCGGCTCGACGCGGGGGAAACAAACGAACGGTTGATCTGCGCGAGGTGGTCAACGGCTTGATGTATGTCCTTGGAACGGGGTGCCAATGGCGCGCTATCCCAAAAGATCTACCGCCTCGCTCGACGGTGCATGGCTACTTCGATCTATGGGATTACGACGGAACTCTCCTGCGCATCCATCACACCCTCTACGTTCTCTGCCGCGAACAGGCAGGACGTGAGGCCAGCCCAACGGCAGCGATCATTGACAGCCAGAGCGTCAAGAGCGCGGAAAAAGGGGGCGCACGAT TCGACCCGTCCGGCTATGATGCGGGCAAGAAGATCAAAGGCAAGAAGCGCCATCTCCTCGTCGATACGCAAGGTCTGCTGATGCATGCTCTGGTGCATCCGGCCGACGTGCAGGATCGTGATGGCGGCGTATGGGTCATGGCGACGCTGTTTAGTCTCTACCCGTTCCTGCTGAAGCTGTATGCAGATGGCGGCTACCAGGGGCCGGTGTTCCGGGAGGCATTGGAACGGGTCTGCCGGTCTGTGACGGTGGAAATCGTCAAGCGGTCGGATCAGGCGGTCGGGTTCGAGGCCCTGCCCAAGCGCTGGATCGTGGAGCGGACGATTGGTTGGCTCAATCGCTGCCGGCGGCTGGCGAAGGATTGGGAGTGCCACACCCGCAAGGCGCTGGCTTTCCTGCGCCTTGCTTCCATCCGCATCATGCTCAGAAAACTCTGCCAACAATCAGCATGA
- a CDS encoding ABC transporter substrate-binding protein has protein sequence MKRLLLSAGCLVLSAASASAQTTIKVGVLNDMSGVYSDIGGKGSVAAAQLAVEDFAAIDKSIHVEVVSADHQNKPDIGAGIARQWYDRDGVDAILDVPTSSVALAVSQVTREKNKIFIDSGAGTTDLTGSQCSPNTVHWTYDTYALANGTGGAMVKRGGDTWFFLTADYAFGQSLQNETASVVTRNGGKVLGSAKVPFPASDFSSFLLQAQASGAKVIGLANAGGDTINAVKQAHEFGITEGGQKLAALLFYAQDAKALGLETAKGLVLTEAFYWDLNDGTRAFSERFAKRANGTMPSMNQAGVYGGLMHYLKAVSATKSKDPKIVMDWMKANPTDDPLFGKGMIRADGRTIHDMYLFEVKKPSESKGPWDVYNKLATIPGDQAFKPMNQGGCPLVGKS, from the coding sequence ATGAAACGGCTGCTGTTGTCCGCCGGCTGCCTGGTGCTGTCGGCTGCCTCCGCCTCGGCTCAGACCACCATCAAGGTCGGCGTGCTGAACGATATGTCGGGGGTCTACTCCGATATCGGCGGCAAAGGGTCGGTCGCCGCGGCGCAGCTCGCGGTGGAAGACTTCGCGGCGATCGACAAGTCCATCCATGTCGAGGTCGTCTCCGCCGATCACCAGAACAAGCCGGATATCGGCGCCGGCATCGCGCGGCAATGGTATGACCGGGACGGCGTCGACGCGATCCTGGACGTGCCGACCTCGTCGGTGGCGCTGGCGGTCAGCCAGGTCACCCGCGAGAAGAACAAGATCTTCATCGATTCGGGCGCCGGCACCACCGACCTGACCGGGTCGCAATGCTCGCCCAATACCGTCCACTGGACCTACGACACCTATGCACTGGCGAACGGCACCGGCGGCGCCATGGTCAAGCGCGGCGGCGACACATGGTTCTTCCTGACGGCCGATTACGCCTTCGGGCAATCGCTGCAGAACGAGACCGCTTCGGTCGTCACGCGCAATGGCGGCAAGGTACTGGGCTCCGCCAAGGTGCCGTTCCCGGCGAGCGACTTCTCGTCCTTCCTGCTCCAGGCGCAAGCCTCCGGCGCCAAGGTGATCGGGCTGGCGAATGCCGGCGGCGACACGATCAACGCCGTCAAGCAGGCGCATGAATTCGGCATCACCGAGGGCGGGCAGAAGCTCGCGGCCCTGCTGTTCTACGCCCAGGACGCCAAGGCGCTCGGCCTCGAGACCGCCAAGGGCCTGGTGCTGACGGAGGCCTTCTACTGGGACCTGAACGACGGGACCCGGGCCTTCTCGGAGCGCTTCGCCAAGCGGGCGAACGGCACCATGCCGAGCATGAACCAGGCGGGCGTCTATGGCGGGCTGATGCACTACCTGAAGGCGGTCTCGGCGACGAAGTCGAAGGATCCCAAGATCGTGATGGATTGGATGAAGGCCAACCCGACCGACGATCCGCTCTTCGGCAAGGGCATGATCCGAGCCGACGGCCGCACGATCCACGACATGTACCTGTTCGAGGTCAAGAAGCCGTCCGAGTCCAAGGGCCCCTGGGACGTCTACAACAAGCTCGCGACCATTCCCGGCGACCAGGCGTTCAAGCCGATGAACCAGGGCGGCTGCCCGCTGGTCGGCAAGAGCTGA